ACCTGGCATAACTTCAATACCACGGCCACTCACGACATTACCCCGTGGAAGGCACAGCTCACCATCGGTGACAGCTACACCCAGGGCATCGTGTTCGACACGACTCCCTTCCGCGGTCTTACCATCTACAGCGATGACCGCATGCTGCCCGATTCGGAGCAGGGCTTCGCGCCAGTGGTGCGTGGCGTGGCCAATACGCAGGCGCGTGTGGAGGTTCGCCAGAACGGTAACCTGCTTTACGAAACCACCGTGGCACCGGGCCCGTTCACCATCAGTGATCTGTATTCCACCGGTTACGGCGGCGACCTCAAGGTCACCGTGTTCGAAGCCGATGGCACCACGCACACCTTCACGGTGCCGTACTCCGCCGTGCCCATGCTGTTGCGTCCCGGTGTTAGTCGTTGGGCTATCACCGACGGCCAGGTGCGCGACACCTCGCTGCAAAATGGCATGCCCTACTTCGTGGAGGGTACCTACCAGCGCGGCATCAACAACTGGTTGACGCTGTACGCGGGCGTGCAGTCCACCTACCGTAACCTGTACCACTCGTACCTGGGTGGTGCCGCCATCAACACGCCTGTCGGCGCGTTCGCGCTGGATGTCACCAATTCGCACACTACCTTGAAGGGAGCGGACAGCTCGCTTTCCGGCTACAGCACCCGCCTGTCATACTCCAAGGCAATCCCGACATCGGGTACCACCCTGGCGGTGGCCTCTTACCGCTACTCCAACGGCAACTTCCTGTCACTGACGGACGCCGTGCAGACGCAGGATCAACTTATCAGCCTGCGCGACACCAGCAACTGGGCCGTACCCCCTGTGCTGCGCTCCAAGCAGCGCCTGCAGGTTACCCTCAACCAGGACTTTGGTGGCCGGGGCGGGCAGCTCTACTTCAACGGTGCCCGCAACACCTACTGGAATGGGATGCCCGATGCCACCACCTATCAGCTCGGCTACACCAACACCTACCGCAGGGTGAACTTCGGCATTACCGCCAGTCGCACGTACTCGTCCAGCCCGATGTTCAACGGCAGTCGCTACGACAACCAATTCGGCCTGAACGTCTCCATCCCGCTGGGTGGTCCGTCCAGCAAGCATGCGCCCATGTTGTCGACCTCGTTGCAGCACGACGACACCATGGGCAACAACGATCGCGTCGGCATCAACGGCACCTTCGGCGATCGCAGCCAGTACACCTACAACGGCAACGTCAACTACACCGGCCAGGGCAACAGCTCCACCACGGCCAGCGGCAACATGGGTTGGCAGGCGGCCTACGGCAACCTCAACGGTGGCTACTCCTACTCCAACCACTACCAGCAGGGCTCGGTGGGTGCGTCGGGTGGCCTGGTCGTGCATGGCGGTGGCGTCACGCTGGCCCCGCAGATCGACCTCACCAGCCCCATCGCCATCATCGAGGCACCGGATGCCAAGGGTGCGCGCGTCTCCAGCAGTGGCCAGACCAAGATCGACAGCCGTGGCTATGCGGTGGCTACCAGCCTCATGCCGTATCGCATGAACGACGTGACGCTGGATCCCACCAGCACGTCGATGGACGTGGAGCTGCAAACCACGCGTGTGCAGACCGCGCCGCGCGCCGGTGCCGTGGTGCCGTTGAAGTTCAACACCGTCAGTGGCCGCGCTGCCCTGATCCGCGCCAAGCAACCAAATGGTGATGCGCTGCCGTTTGGTGCGGAAGTGCTCGATGCCAGCGGCAACAGTGTAGGCACCGTGGGCCAGGGTGGGCAGATGTTTGTGCGCGGCGCGGAAGATGGCGGCACCTTGCTGGTGCGCTGGGGCGACAGCGTCCACGAACAGTGCAAGGTCCAATACCAATTGCCGGCACGTGCGAAGGGGCAGGCGTCGAGCCTCCAGTCCGCCGATGCGGTGTGTCGTTAATTACTGAATTTGAACTCAGGCGCTTCAGCCAAAGAGCGCAACGAGAGTACTGATATGAAGTTATTCAACTCAAAGTCATCACGCTTGACACGTTTTATCCTTGCGGCACTGCTGCTCATGTTTTTCTCACAAGGCTCATGGGCAGCGTGGTGCTCCAGTGGTGGCGGCCAGGCCTATACGTTGACGCTGCCGGCTACGATTGCTGTGCCACGTGATACACCCGCGGGTACGCCGCTTACCCAATGGTATGACTTCGGCAAAACGACCTTGTATTTTGGCTGTGGTTCCTCATCAGGCGCCTCAGGCAATGCATACCAAGGCGTAGGCTTGACCAATAGCGGAAAGACATATGCCGAAGCAGGTAGGACCTATACGCTTTACGACACCGGCGTGCCTGGTGTGGGCATGGCGGTGGGGCTATTTACCATGAACACCGCAGCCTGCACTGCGGGAGGCGGGGGCTGGTACGGACCGGGCAATTTGAGCCCTACGGGAGGCGCCATGGACGCTGGACGTACCCCTCCTCCTGCAGGATGGACAGGAGAGGGTTGCGCAGCTTTTAACAGCAGTTCAAATAACAATCTGGGAGGTAACGTCCAGGTCAAGCTTGTGACTACCGGCCCTGTATCTCCTGGAGTGACAACGGCTGGGGAAATAGTGCGTGGAGCGAGCTATTACAACGGCGTCATCAATAGCGGCAACCCCATGATGTCGGTTTCTGTGACGTCCACCGCAATCACCACCCTGGCATGCACCACGCCCGATGTGATTGTGCCCTTGGGTAGCCATGCTGCAACTGAAATGGGTTCGATGGGATCCACCACGGTGGCAGTCAACTTCCATATTAGTATGAACAACTGCCCGGCAGGCCTTGGAACAGGGATCGGTGGCATCACTACGGTCCTGCCCGCCATTCAGTACCGTATCGACGCGGCGACGACTGTGGCTAACAGCGCACAATCGGTGGTGACCCTGGATAGCTCATCCAGCGCGACCGGAGTGGGCGTGCAGTTGCTGGATGGCAATGGCGCCGTCATGCCGCTCGCTACGTATAAGACATTCAGTGGCTATGACACGACTAACGGCGGCAGTTACATCATTCCGTTCAAGGCGCGCTATTACCGGACGGGCAATATTACTCCGGGATCAGCCAACACCTCGATGACCTTCACCATGCTCTATCAGTAGTCCTCCAACACTGATGCTGCAACGTGAGCAACGCCCCGCATGGTGCGTTGCTTTTTTTTAAGGAAACCGGGGACGGAGGTAGTTAAGTCCGTTCCTAAAGAGTCTTGATAGGAGCCGTCCACGCGGCTCGTGTTTTTTCAGAGATTGATTGAGTCGTGACGTAGCGTCGCCGGCCTAAGTGCTGCCTGGACGTCCCGTTCGGCGCAGGGTTGCTGGGCGGCCCAGCGCATTCTCGGTCATGGCAATGAACCTGGGGCTGCCGAGTGCGCGCTCTCGGCGAAGGTGCTCACGAATGGGAAGCAGCACGTCGTCGTTGATGCCTGCGCGCAGCCATGCGCGATAAGCAGCACTCCGCTGTGCCGGCTCATGGCTATGGCAAGAAAGGCATCGCCCACGGTCGCGGATCACCGGAGCGCCCCGGTGAATGCCTTGGGCTATCTGCGTGCCATGTTTACCGTGGACGACATGACCGAGACGCTCGAGAAGCTCCGTAAGTGCGGCGCGCAGCTCGTAGGCGAAGTAGTGCGTTACAAAAACGCGTATCTGCTCTGTTACATCCGAGGGCCAGAAGGGCTGCTCATCGGACTTGCCCAGGAGATCGGCTGAGCGACGGTGCTGCCAAAGCGCGCGCCGACGTCGGATGCATGGACATTGAGCGTCCTGGGATTCAGGCGACTGGGTGGCGGACTTAATTACCCTCGTCCCTTTGCGTCGTTTGCTTTTCGTTTGCTTTTGGCCTGACCATCCCTTTTGGCCTGAAAAAAGCCCCCTGTCGGGGGCCTTTTTCAGATCAGATTTCGTGCAGATGGTCGAACGACAACCGTCCTTCGATCGGCGCCGCAATGACGTTCTGCGATACGCGACCCGGGAAGAAATTGTCGCTCTGGTCGGCGTAGTTGTCCTTGTTGAACAGGTAGGGCAGGTGGGACCAGCAGCGGTAGCCGAGTTCCTTGATGGCTTTCACCTCGGCAATGGACTGCTCGGCCGTGCCCAGGCGCAGGTAGATCACCGGGCGATGCTTGCGCACGGTTTCCTCGGCACCGCCAAGTACGCTTTCCAGCGTGCCCGGCTGGTTCACCTTCAACAGGTGCAGCGCCTCCAGGCCCAGGCTGTCGATGTTGGTCACGCGCACGCGTTCGTTGGCGGCGCTGCCCATGCTCGGCAACAGGTCCGACAGCTGCGTCACGCTGGCGTGACGACCCAGCCACACCGGCAAGGTGTGCACGTTGGTCAGGCCGTTGATGGCCAGGTTGGCGCACAGCTGCTGGAAGTCCAGCCGGCGGGGCTCGGCGGTATGCACTTCACCCTGCACGCCAACGGCGCGTGAAAGCCAGAGTGTATGGGCGCCGTAATCCGCACCAAACTCCACCACGGTCTGGCCTTCCTCGACGAAGGTGCTGAGCAGGTCCAGTTCCTGCTCCATCCATTCGCCCAGCAGGTTGAGCGAGCGTACGGCAAGGTTATCGGCGGTAACGGCATT
This genomic interval from Dyella japonica A8 contains the following:
- a CDS encoding fimbria/pilus outer membrane usher protein, whose amino-acid sequence is MFTQRYSSSEYGNRTNHALRNRCLPLFIMTALGSTSAWAVPAAPAPAAAAPEPAADPGAVEFSNAFTGTGQSSVDVSRFEQGVTVLPGNYNVDIFVNEGRIARQNMTFRAVDGMKNAQPCFTYAEMAQMGVDVSKLDPSTVNAQNVCIAISDVSPAATAKMDMGELRLDVSIPQESLLKRARGYVSPELWEQGETAFLLGYNFNAYSINQSYSGPRNSGGTAVGTDGSLTQVQNNAYYVPTGNGGFTPSANGNYMLANNGTYVPVQIGSYTPSNNGGYKYNDINAYLGLNLGLNVAGWRVRSVETAQWDQNTGRTTWHNFNTTATHDITPWKAQLTIGDSYTQGIVFDTTPFRGLTIYSDDRMLPDSEQGFAPVVRGVANTQARVEVRQNGNLLYETTVAPGPFTISDLYSTGYGGDLKVTVFEADGTTHTFTVPYSAVPMLLRPGVSRWAITDGQVRDTSLQNGMPYFVEGTYQRGINNWLTLYAGVQSTYRNLYHSYLGGAAINTPVGAFALDVTNSHTTLKGADSSLSGYSTRLSYSKAIPTSGTTLAVASYRYSNGNFLSLTDAVQTQDQLISLRDTSNWAVPPVLRSKQRLQVTLNQDFGGRGGQLYFNGARNTYWNGMPDATTYQLGYTNTYRRVNFGITASRTYSSSPMFNGSRYDNQFGLNVSIPLGGPSSKHAPMLSTSLQHDDTMGNNDRVGINGTFGDRSQYTYNGNVNYTGQGNSSTTASGNMGWQAAYGNLNGGYSYSNHYQQGSVGASGGLVVHGGGVTLAPQIDLTSPIAIIEAPDAKGARVSSSGQTKIDSRGYAVATSLMPYRMNDVTLDPTSTSMDVELQTTRVQTAPRAGAVVPLKFNTVSGRAALIRAKQPNGDALPFGAEVLDASGNSVGTVGQGGQMFVRGAEDGGTLLVRWGDSVHEQCKVQYQLPARAKGQASSLQSADAVCR
- a CDS encoding fimbrial protein; this encodes MKLFNSKSSRLTRFILAALLLMFFSQGSWAAWCSSGGGQAYTLTLPATIAVPRDTPAGTPLTQWYDFGKTTLYFGCGSSSGASGNAYQGVGLTNSGKTYAEAGRTYTLYDTGVPGVGMAVGLFTMNTAACTAGGGGWYGPGNLSPTGGAMDAGRTPPPAGWTGEGCAAFNSSSNNNLGGNVQVKLVTTGPVSPGVTTAGEIVRGASYYNGVINSGNPMMSVSVTSTAITTLACTTPDVIVPLGSHAATEMGSMGSTTVAVNFHISMNNCPAGLGTGIGGITTVLPAIQYRIDAATTVANSAQSVVTLDSSSSATGVGVQLLDGNGAVMPLATYKTFSGYDTTNGGSYIIPFKARYYRTGNITPGSANTSMTFTMLYQ
- a CDS encoding FkbM family methyltransferase, whose amino-acid sequence is MNAAEVSHRMWNTRYGVMNAVTADNLAVRSLNLLGEWMEQELDLLSTFVEEGQTVVEFGADYGAHTLWLSRAVGVQGEVHTAEPRRLDFQQLCANLAINGLTNVHTLPVWLGRHASVTQLSDLLPSMGSAANERVRVTNIDSLGLEALHLLKVNQPGTLESVLGGAEETVRKHRPVIYLRLGTAEQSIAEVKAIKELGYRCWSHLPYLFNKDNYADQSDNFFPGRVSQNVIAAPIEGRLSFDHLHEI